GCTGCTGGAGGACATACGACCAGCCTACGACGCGTCGTCGGCGGCTTTCGAGACGCAGCTTCCGCAGCGGCCGAAGATCGCGAAGTGCTTCATGTCGGTCTCGAAGCCGAACCGTTCGCGCAGAGCGGCGGTGAACGGCGCGGCCACCGACAGGTCGGCCTCGATCACCTCCGTGCAGTCCCTGCACACCAGGTGCATGTGGTGGTGCCGGTCGGCGAGGTGGTAGGTGGGGGCGCCGTGGCCCAGATGGGCGTGGGAGACCAGGCCCAGCTCTTCGAGCAGCTCAAGGGTGCGGTAGACCGTCGAGATGTTCACGCTGTCGGCCGTGCGGCGCACCTCGGCGAGGATGTCGTCCGGGGTGGAGTGCTCCAGCTTGTCCACGGCCTTCAGGACGAGCTGGCGCTGCGGAGTCAGCCGGTATCCGCGCGCCCTCAGATCGCTCTGCCAGTCGGTGGTAGCCACTGGTCCAGTGTAGGAGAGCGCGGGTCCGGCGGGCTCCCAAGCGGAAGCGGGCTCTCCCGAGGGGGAGCGGCCCACAGCCCGGGGGCGGCCCCGCACAGCCCGGGGCGGCCCTCGCACGCCGAAGGGGTGGGGCCGCCGCCCCACCCCTTCTGACTACTGCTGTGAGCTTCAGTTCTTGGCGGCCTTGCGACGCTGCGCCATGAACACGGCAGCACCGCCGACCACGACGAGGGCGCCGGCCCCGCCGATCAGCATCGGGGTGTTGGAGTTGCCACCGGTCTCGGCCAGGTCACCGCCGCCACCGGAGCCGCCCTTGTCCGAGCCACCGGCGGGCGCCGGGGTGTTGGAGTCGTCGGAGGGCTTGCTGGTGGGCTTCTCGGTCGGCTTGCTGGTCGGCTTCTCGGTCGGCTTGCTGGTGGGCTTCTCGGTCGGCTTCGGGGGCTTCGGCTTGTTGGTCGGGGGCTTGGGCTTGGGGTCCCAGTCCGGGCCGTTGGCCGTGTACTCCACGGTCTTGTCGTTGTTGGTGGTGTTCGGGTCAGTCGTGGCGCCCTTGATGCTGGTGCGCAGCGTCTGCTTCTTGCCCGAGATGAAGCCCGGGATGTAGACCTTCTCCGCCTCGTCACCGTCCGCGGCCAGGTCGAACGAGATCTGGACCTGCTTGTCCTTGATGGACTTGACGGTGAGGTTGTGGTCGACCGGCTTGCCGTCCTCGCCCTGGTCCTTCGCGAAGGTCGGCTTGTGGCCGTCCTTGCGGGTGTCGAAGTGGATGTTCTTGACCCCGGTCACGGTGAGCGTGGCCCTGGTGGCGTCGGGGCCGGTGTTGGCCACGTTGACGGTGAAGCCGTAGTTCTTGTCGGCGTCCATGACTTCGCCGGTGCTCCGGTTGAACGTGACGCCGAACGCGCCGCCGGCGTTGAGGTCGGCGCCACCGGCTGCGAACGCGCTGCCGGCGGTGGCGAACTGAGCGGCTGCGAGGCCGCCGACCAGGGCGGCGGTGGCGACGGCGGAAGTGATGCGTGAACGATTCACAGAGAGAAGCCTTTTCCCCGTTGTGGCATACGAGCGATTCCGGAAACGCGCGGGGAGGCGTCACCGCGCTCGTGCCGGGTGGAATGGATGTGCCCTTCTTATCACTCGGAGGCGCGCATTAATATGCTCTCCCGTGGTGATCGGTCAGGTC
This sequence is a window from Streptomyces sp. NBC_01775. Protein-coding genes within it:
- a CDS encoding LAETG motif-containing sortase-dependent surface protein, translated to MNRSRITSAVATAALVGGLAAAQFATAGSAFAAGGADLNAGGAFGVTFNRSTGEVMDADKNYGFTVNVANTGPDATRATLTVTGVKNIHFDTRKDGHKPTFAKDQGEDGKPVDHNLTVKSIKDKQVQISFDLAADGDEAEKVYIPGFISGKKQTLRTSIKGATTDPNTTNNDKTVEYTANGPDWDPKPKPPTNKPKPPKPTEKPTSKPTEKPTSKPTEKPTSKPSDDSNTPAPAGGSDKGGSGGGGDLAETGGNSNTPMLIGGAGALVVVGGAAVFMAQRRKAAKN
- a CDS encoding Fur family transcriptional regulator, whose amino-acid sequence is MATTDWQSDLRARGYRLTPQRQLVLKAVDKLEHSTPDDILAEVRRTADSVNISTVYRTLELLEELGLVSHAHLGHGAPTYHLADRHHHMHLVCRDCTEVIEADLSVAAPFTAALRERFGFETDMKHFAIFGRCGSCVSKAADDAS